One Solibacillus sp. R5-41 DNA segment encodes these proteins:
- a CDS encoding helix-turn-helix transcriptional regulator produces MEKEQLIILISDKMKLVRTEQEYSQDKMAEILGISKKTLVQIEKGRITANWTTVIAFCALFNQSQLLLSVIGDEPMYLVQLIAQKNNHTPKDKTMGGMFWWKEICKMGEFRLQQNIVSNHYRILDEQHYRWYSSFDEADAIKRLQELHAEC; encoded by the coding sequence GCTTGTTCGTACAGAGCAGGAATATTCGCAAGATAAGATGGCTGAAATATTAGGAATTTCGAAAAAAACACTCGTTCAAATTGAAAAAGGTCGGATAACCGCCAATTGGACGACGGTTATAGCATTTTGTGCACTATTTAATCAAAGTCAACTGCTTTTATCGGTAATTGGTGATGAACCGATGTATCTCGTTCAATTAATTGCGCAAAAAAATAACCATACACCGAAAGATAAAACGATGGGTGGTATGTTTTGGTGGAAGGAAATTTGTAAAATGGGTGAATTTCGCTTGCAACAAAACATCGTTAGTAACCATTATCGAATTTTAGATGAACAGCATTATCGCTGGTATAGCTCGTTTGATGAAGCAGATGCCATAAAGCGATTACAGGAACTTCATGCAGAGTGCTAA